The Syntrophorhabdus sp. genomic interval CGGTTTCTTGGTCCTGGGATCCTTGTCAAATGTCAGGGAGTAATCGATCAGGGAGTTCTTCTTCTTGGCCCAGGTCTTCTTCCAGGCCTTGATCCGTTCATGGGAGGCGTCACTCCTCAGGCCGGCCTTGATGGATCTGTCCGCGAAGATCTCGATGATGCGTTTCATCTTCGTCTTCTCATACTCGGAGAAATAGTCCAGGTCGGGTTTTCCATGAGCGATGACGAGGAACTTCTCTCTGGATGAAAGCTCGTCTTTCTGCGCGACAAACTCGAAGCACTCTGTCTTCAGGGAACGCCGGGCACCATAGATCTCGATGGGCACAGGGCCCCTCTCCATCGCTATGTAGTCCAGGCCGAGGGCGGGCCTGCCGGTCTCCTCGAAGGTCTCAAAGTCCAG includes:
- a CDS encoding SocA family protein, which encodes MIPYQKEKIENAICFFAAVHQKKTGRSLDEASLYKCLAFLDFETFEETGRPALGLDYIAMERGPVPIEIYGARRSLKTECFEFVAQKDELSSREKFLVIAHGKPDLDYFSEYEKTKMKRIIEIFADRSIKAGLRSDASHERIKAWKKTWAKKKNSLIDYSLTFDKDPRTKKPEDLSFAEECFLTAEALAKSGA